The sequence below is a genomic window from Wyeomyia smithii strain HCP4-BCI-WySm-NY-G18 chromosome 1, ASM2978416v1, whole genome shotgun sequence.
ATCTGGTCGGCTGGCTTCAATCTTACTTAGTTGGTCGTACTCTGTCTGTGAAACTAGGAAACAGCgagtcatacagttttgtaaatttgtcGGGCGTAccccaaggaagcaaccttggaccgctgctatttttcttgtttttcaacGGTGTTTGTTTTGTCATTCCGCCAGGATGTAAATTAATctacgccgatgatttgaagatTTTCCTCGTCGTCAGATCTACAGCTGACTGTGAGGAACTACAGCAGTATATTGATGCTTTTTATAACTTGCCTGACAGTTAGTATCTCCAAATGCTCTGCGATTTCATTCAcccgtagaaaaaaaccaatcCTGTGGAGTTACACAATCTCTGGTCAGCCGCTTGAAAGAGTCACTGTAGTTAAGGATCTTGGTGTGCTCTTAGattctcaaatgtcctttagaGATCACCACACGAGCATAATTGCACAAGCGAATAGGAACCTAGGGTTTATAATTCGAATCGCCAAAGAATTTTCAGACCCATATTGCCTGCGTTCGTTATATTTTTCCCTGGTGCGGTCGGTGCTAGAAACATCTTCTGTTGTTTGGTGCCCCAATGcggagatttggaaaaatagaaTTGAGTCAGTGCAAAGCCGGTTCATCCGTTATGCACTACGTACTCTACCATGGAGTAACCCGAGTGAGCTTCCTCCATACATTGATCGCTGCCGTTTACTGGATATGGACACTTTAGCAAAAAGGAGTTTTTGTAGGGAAAATTTTCGCTGGACAAATTGATGCCCGGCCATTCTCTCTCAACTCAACATCTATGTGCCTGCGAGAAGCCTGAGATCATGGAACTTTCTACGACTTGACTACCAACGTACTAACTACGGCCAGAACGAACCTATAAGGGCGATATGTGACGTATTCAATAgattttttgactattttgacTTCAATGTAACCATAGACGTTTTTAAGAATAGGTTAAGACGCCTCATGTAGTGCATAAGatagtttaaaaatgtttcatgtGCTTGTTAGAGAGTTTGTATTGCTATTGAATTGTTTGTATTGAAATCTGTTTGTTAATGTTGCACTTTGTTctttgtttgttattgttagTGTATCAACATTTCATTAAGACCACTGCGGGTCAgatggaaataaaaaaataataataataaaataaaatgattacGCGAAGCTATATTACACGATAAAACAACCAAAGAACGCATTGTTCCTGCAACAGCAACTGCAAGCCTTCGCTGACTTGTACAGATGACTCGGTCATTTCGTTTAGTCGCAGACACTCCAACTTCCGTTTCAACTACGCGTTGGCAGGCATAAACTTAAAGCGTACtaatgtatgcctgaagggcactgggtacttgAAGCGTAAATCGACGGTGAAGGACCTGGGAGTCCTGCTCGATACCAAACTGAACGCCAAAAATCATGTTGCATACATCTGTGAAAGTATGATATTGGGTCAGCTGAGTCTAAAATTGAGTGTTTTCAGTTTCGTTTGTGAGAATATCGGTCACATGAGCATGAGGCGAACATGAGCTTCAAATgcaattttgtggttttagtgTCATAGTTTTCTCTAAGAAGTTGttgccttccggcagttaaccgtgtAGGCATGTTTCAAAGCTCtttctttgttttcttttttattaattcctgctccgttttcgtgacaaaattgttggaatagattttGCAGGGACTTCgtgctataaatttccccgttcacggcaagcccggagcgaaagaagagcggctttgacatcctcttctcgccacagcagcaccttcttgggtaATTTGGTGTGTAGAATAAATTTCAcgtcggagctcacttccttcgtgggagaagtgaaataccagtcgttgtcatccagTGTTAGATAGGTCATGTCGTCCattaccactgccacgtcgcgattcgacgggaaaatcgacttgaccatcttattctaccgctgtcgctgcgtcattgcctgcagcttcgaaccagtggacgggactgccgcttcctgacatatatgtccatgttctccagatactttttcactgtttaccgcatgcaccaacttCCCGGCCAAGTgaacgcagcgatttagccacttttccctcggtcttcgtcttcagcatcctttgaagcttcttgtcgctcagggtcgttgaccgtccggaaccgggctctctttcgatgctctgatcgttgtccaatagtgtcaagatgttgtagatgccggaacgggcatacccggcgtccacaaagtccgttttcgacgcggcggggtatcgttttttgaacgcgcacacttctgaacggagtggCTTTACTTTTTTTGCCATGACAGTTAGAGTTTAACTGATATagctatcaaattttttttgctatcccatgggttactatgattgatgatgcatgagtagtttcgtcagtgcgaaaattttttttcgtgggTTTATCATCACACActcactgacgaaactactcgtGTACTATCAATCATAGTACCCCATgagtcagaaaaaaatattgacagctctatcagtcgcaCTTTAATGGACGTTGGATACACCCGTTCCGGCGTcgacaacatcttggcactattggacaacaatcagagcatcgaaaaaaaCCTGGTTCCAGATGGCCGACGACTCTGAGCGACAAGAATCCCAAGGGATGCtgaagaacattttttttttcgtagtttGGTGCTTATTTCGTGATATTTTTCACGCCATTTTCGTTTGCgttgaaaaaattgacaaaaataccATTTTATGGGtatcacacgcactgacgaaacaatCCTTGCAGCattaatcatagtaacccatgagtcagcagaaaaaaatttaaagctgAACAGCCGTGAACACAGAAATTTAAAGTACGAaatgcctgccagaagttgcgtctttcatcaagaaataccataagggcgaagacgcggtgtccTGACCGGATCTGGCCTACACTCGAAGCGATTGTTGGAGAAgctggagcggctgaatatcggtgtggtacccaagtcggtAAAACCTGCTCCCCAGTTGCGTTCCATAGAGAATATCTGGGCAAACCTGAGGCAGAAGATtttctccaacaattttgtcgcgaaaaatGAGGGGAATTGATTAAGAAACGAAGACAGAACTCGAAAATATGGCTACACGCTTTGAAATGCAACTCGAAGCTCGATTTGGATTTGCTTTCTTTTGTTGATTCCTAGAAACCCGCAGGTCGGAGCTTAGTTTTTGGTTTAGCGTTTTtcgaaattataattttttggtCTTCAGAAGCGGTAATTAACAATCCAGAACTCAATTTGGAATCCTCTTTCTATGGTCTTTTAGAAGcaattttcggttattttgagtttaattttttacccattctgagctcaatttgggatcattttcttttttggccttttctggcctttagaaggcgatttcggccattctgagctcaatttgggatcattttcttttttggccttttctggcctttagaaggcgattttggccattctgagctcaatttgggatcattttcttttttggccttttctggcctttagaaggcgatttcggccattctgagctcaattcgggataattttcttttttggctttttctggccttcagaaggcgattttggccattctgagctcaatttgggatcatttcctttttggctttttctggccttaagaaggcgatttcggccattctgagctcaattcgggatcattttcttttttggccttttctggccttaacgcgtattcagcccgggcgagttttgctgatatatggacttccggcgtgtggtgatttcgcgaagtgaacccagatatttcatcatatctttctcatcTCTATCAACGTTAAGTCAGAGACTGCTCGtgcgttgcatctaaattattacatcggaaatcgaagtagatttcgttcagtcgataaatatcatttcaacccccgcgtcggtaccttccatgaggtcgtattatctacagatggatcaacaacgcgcaatagtttaggtataaagagcataaccttacgaggagatatacggtaatttgaggttgtctcggtttagtcaaaaatcctgtatcctcgcgtacgttttattgttgcggtgttacattgtcaagctaaataagttcgaatcacattatgaatatcgtggcggatgtaataaacttgtagacgcggcacatgttctgaagaacccgacattagcgcatcgtttaccaaaacgaaccctgctgtataccttcccctttatccaacatcccagtgatttctcgtgatagtgcagaggtgttctcggcttccataaagcgagtatcacgtcaacatattcctatacaaactccttctttgaccagcattcggatgcggccggcgctggtattgcctaatataaagatttaggtcacctgtttttacacatcgaggatgcatgttggtcccaaacatgatctgttggttctttgtgtaattacagctgatttggcaataacggagtagcaaccgcgggcggtcaatcatgctcatgctcatgctcatctaGATTTAATATTTAGCTTTAAGCGAATAATATTTTAGATGCATTTTGAAtgattatgatacagattttagttagaatttttggtttatttatggttcaacaataaatttcaaaaccctcttttgtataattttggtcactatttggtcgctatccgcaaaaaaaaaaaaaaacttcaacgttcaaGGTAAGCTAacacaaattgagtttctgaggcAACTTCTGAGGCTTGGCAAATTGAAATGCATAtcacctgacgaagccgtcagttaccttatatatattaaatacgggtcaatttttttgatattgatatgtcaaatgaattgaaagtctgagaataataataaaatctaatagattctaatattattttgaggcggggcttaccgaatggaaattgactccggaatgcgctgaaggtactcagtcattctgcaaagggtctttggaaggtcggtagagctaacaccttctaggttccgaaaacaagacagatgcagaaacaagaatcaactgtcttttttcaccctatcactgccagacagtggaatctagaaggtcatacatacatacatacattttgagtttaattttttaccctccttttgaaaaatttttagtCATAATCAACTTTATTCGGTAACATTTTCTAGGACAGAAATTCAGGAGAATAGATAAGTTTATAGCTTAACAGTTTGAAATACAACACAAAAATGAattacataaaacataaaatcaCAAAACAGTAAGACAGCTAGAATGGGATAGTTCGGACACATAGAAAACAGATgacaatatattgaaaatatctTCATTTAATTTCTTAACTCATTCGACACTGCTCTACACTCAACATTTTCTTCTCTCTTCATTCTTCCACTCTTCACACTCACATAGGCTTAGGAGAAATAGAATCTTCTATCCATATCTACTATACTATATCTGTATTCCTTGTAAGGTTCTTAATCTTAAAGCTACTTTACACAGTTCCAACATTAAACTAAACATTTAGTAGTAGTTGTTTATCTACGACGGCTAAAAATAACATATAACACAGAAGTCAGATAGAAGTTGGAAAGAGAGAGGGATAAACAATTTTCGATTTTGTACATGCATAGAAACAACAAAATAACCTAGAACAAACCAACACTGGAAGAATTTTCACTTTTGTTAGGTTAGGTTCCTATTAtgttttggaagaaaaaaatatcactaCGTATATGCGCGTATCGTATCGTaccgatttgttttttttttacacttaTAAGAACTAAAAACCGACTAGTTATTTGATAACTAGGACGCCcgaaaacttgtttttttttaattttttgctctcgtaATCTCTAATATGTACACTTGGAGTCCCTAGGCCTTAGGTGTAAATCTTAAGCGCGGAAAACGGCTATCAAAATGTACAAAACATTGTGTGGTTCTTAACGATAGGAAAACTTAGCACGTTCGGATTGATGACACATTATTTAATGTTGCGCTAAATCAATAGGAAAAAACACTGACTGAAGGTTTGTGAAAAGGGTCCAACGAGGGGGCCAGGCAAAAATGGCGGCAGTTGgtcctaattttttttcttctactaATTGCTTAAGTCGTGTTTGTTTTTACTCACACTCTTTCTTTCACACTCACTCACACGCTCACACGAAAACGTACACGATCGATCGACTTATCAGTTATGGCAGTTgacagtttcgttttttttagaaCTTGGTTTGTCGTACTTACATTTGTAGCTTTTGGGTCAGTGGACGGCgtgttttttcgtttttgtacTGTACACTTATTTAGTGGGAGGAGCCTCCAGGTCACTACCGTCAGTCACTGTTGCGGTAtgaccgctgctgctgctgctggtgctgttCGGCTTGAGCGTTGTTGTACTGCTTTCGAAGCCGCCTGCTATGCTGCTGACCGCCAGCAGGCTGCCGTTTTGGCCGCTGTTAGGAAAAGGGCGGCGTGTCACTCTCGGAGCGGATCTGCCGGATGCGTACGTCATCGTACGCGATCGTGAAGATGCTCTTCTTGTCCGTGATCGGATGTCGCTTGCTTTTGTTGTGCAGTAGTGAGTTCATTGCGATTCCGGAGTCGTGGTCGTCTTCGAGGGTGGAAGCGTTGAGGATTTTTGTCGGCGGCTGTGAATCCGTTGGACGAGGTCGGGGTTCTTTGACTTCGTGCTCCTTGATGGGGGAGGGTTTGCTGGCCGATGAATCGACTATTTTGATTTGAACTTTGTTGTCCCGGTTCACGATCGGGGGCGTCGCTGGGTACATGTAGTGGGGCAGTTTATCCGGGGGAGGAGGAACTTGAGAGTTCGGATCGTATTCCGCTTCGAAGCGATGTTCCGAGTGCTGAAGCAGTGGATGGCTGGTTTGTTCTCCGGAGGATTGAGACTGAACACGCTTCGCTAGTTGAATGTCTTCCTTCAGGAGGCGGGCATCCTTCGGGGGTGAGGTTCGAGGCATTGGCTCGGGTTTGAACTTGGCGTCATCCTCTTTCGAGGAAGAAGACACCACTTTCTTTTTCATAGGTTTTTTGTCCTGCTTCGACTTCTTCTCCAAGGAATCATCTTTACCCAAGTTGTAGTACCAATCCATGTACTTTGCAGGAATGTCTTTTCCATCTTGGGCTTCCAGACCCTCTTTGGAGAGTGACTTCGTTAATCGGGGAGGTTTTGGCGCCTGTCCTTTGTACGATCTGGAAGGAGACTCCGAGCTCGTCAATCGTATCCGAGTGGAAGTTGTCGTCTCCGTTGTTTTATTATCCCTCCTGGATATTCGCTGCTGAACTCCCGCCCGAGGCGAGACGGTCACCGATTTGGAAGTTTTCGTCACGGAATAGGTGTAGTCTTCCACGTCGGAATTAATCTCATCCAAACTGTCGGCGGAGAAGTACTTCTGCACCGCAACGTCCTTGTCCGATCCGTCGGAATCGTCATAATACTTGACATTCTTTTTGTACACTTTTTTCCGCTTCTCCTTTTTCTTGCTGTCTTTGTCCTCGAGCGAATCGGAAATCTCCATCAGCACGTCCTTTTTCAGCCGTTCCTCGTTGCGCTTTCGCCTCAAAATGCTCGCTCTGGTTTCCGCGTGCTTTGGCGGGCTTCTTTTGGGTTCGTCTTCCTCCTGGATTGGGGTGCGAATTTTTCGCTTCACTGATTCTACCGTTATGAAACGACGATTAGAGGAGCGGCCTTCCGAGGAGTCCCGTTCGGCCCCGGCTTTGTACTTTGTCTTCTTGCGTGTTCGCTTCCTCTTGATAAGATACACCCCATCGGGACTGTCCGGGGGACTGAATTTGATGTATTCGTACTCATCTTCCGATAGAGAGTCATCGTTTTCACTCTTCGTCCTTCGGCGTTCGATTCGAACCGGTTCCGTTTGGGTTGCCGTCTCACAATCGGTTTGTGTGGCCGCCACAACCGCCATCGATTGGCAGGGTAAACTCTGCGTCTCCAGAGTCTGATCCTGTTGATTGTACTTCTCCTCTAGCTTTTCCTTTTCCAACAAAATCTGCCGAAGAAGAGCATTTTGCTGCTTCAAAGAACTCTCCAACTCCTGCTGGATCAGAGAGTGATTCGATACGGCGTGAGTTATGTGAATTTCATCCTCATCAACGTCCCTATCAGAGCCTTTGTTCGTCTTCTGGTCATGGCCGATCTTCACCTCCGTGACGTGCTCCCCCCTGTACCCACCAGGGACCTCATTCGGCATCGTCTGAATGAAAGTCGTACCTGGAAGCAGTTGATAGTGCTCCCGAATAATCTGCTTGCCATTTGCTTGCTCCTCAATGTATCGCCTCATCAGAATTTCCTTTCCTCCATTATCTACCATTATATACTGTCCTCCACCGCCGCCAACACCACCACCAGCACCACCACGCTGAGGAACATTCACATAGATATTTTCCTCTTCATTCCTCCCCCTGGTAATCAACCGCAAAATCTCCGCATTTCCCTCCTTAATATAATACTGATCGCGCGGTTCGATTCCATCATCCAAGCCGCCGTTGTTCCCAAGCCCGCCCTGTCGCCGGAAGCTTCCCCTTCGTTCATAGTTCAAATCACTCCCACGGTCCATCTCGTGTCTCCTCATAGAATCATCGTCGATCTGCgtttggtgctgctgctgcagcTGCTGGTGCTGATGGACACGCCGCAACGATTGATACTCCGGATCGTGATCGTCCACATCTTCTATGTACATATCGGTCCGCTGCTCGTTGTTCAGTAGATTACTTCGCGACCGGTGCAGTCCATCCCCGGAGACGGCGTCTCCCGCGCCTCCACCaacgctattttttgccgaTTTAGAGTTGTATTCGTTTctgtaaaacaaaacaaaaaagaggTTAGAAGAGCCTTTCGAATCACAAAAAGCGGTTATGTTCACGTAGCGGCTTGGGTTTTATGACTTCCGCTAGCGGAAGTTGTATGCTAATGAAGCGTCCGGCAGCGCCGGATCTGTCGGAATCTAGGTCAAGGACATTCAACTactgtgttttattttattcactTTTGCTCTTTTTCTTAAgtgtttacaatttaattaagCTTTACTGTGAAAATGTAAGAAAAAACCCAAGCTACTACGATCATTATTTGACAGCACTCCTAATAGCGCATCACCACTAGCCGCGTCGCGAAGCGCACCGACGACGGTGGCCGTCGGCGTCTCACTAACCTAATCTTAACTGTTTGTTCCTTCGTCTTAGCCCCGACTTCGGTCACCGATTTTCTAACCCGTCCAACTCTTCCACCGTCGCCGCCACTGCTACCACCGCCACCGCCTCtcgcgtcgtcgtcgtcgtcgattGTGTGTCCCCGGTTGTCGCGGCCCGCTGCCGTCGAGGTCGAACCGGCAGCAGCTGCGGCCGCCGCTAGTGAGGCTTTGTTAGTGTGTCGTCTTCCTCTAAATTCCCAGCGCGTCGGCTTTGTACGGGAATCGGACGATCGATCCGCCGACCAGGCTTCTCTTCGTCCCATCCATTCCGCGACCTGTTTCGATTTTGGTTCCGATCGatcgtttgttgttgttgttgttgaagaaTCAACCGTGAGGGAGAGAGAGCGACAGTAAGAAAAacggacagaaaaaaaaacttaaatttagTACTCTAAAACTTAAACAGTAAACACAACAtgaagcagagaaaaaaaaaacaaacccctTCCGGCACCAAGTGTGGGTTAGAATCTAATGAAAATCAAGCGGGGTGTGGGTTGCGAGGCTGTTAGTAAGAATGGGATTAGTAGAGCAAACGAAAAGACAAACTTCAAAATAGCATAGAATTTTTCGGGAGAACGGGGAAACAGGAACAACAACATAGCAGAAGAATAGgaaagaaatacaaaaacaGCAGAAACAATCCCAGCACAGAgagaatacagaaaaaaatagagGAATCACACATCACTACCTGGACAGATTTTGACTGTTTTCCAATGCCTTGCTCTCTATGAACAAGATGAACATCATCTTCGATACTATTGACTCTAATGACTCTTTTTCTAAGATGAGAAAGAGATCGAGCGAGCGAGCgagagttttgttttgttttttattcgaTTGATCATAAAAagagaagagagaaaaaaaaacaagagaacAACAAACGATTATTGTTTTAGTTCTGGGTGCGGTTCATGACGGTTTTGAATGAATGAatggcggtggtggtggtggtggttgtGTGCTTGTAGTAGTGAAAATTGGTGACCATGATAATGATGATGGCGGAGAAAAcggcgatgatgatgatggaggTGATTTGCAGTGGCGGAGGTTGAAGTAATGATAGAGTTTATTTTCTACTTCTTGTGTGTGAGTGTAATCGTGCAAAAATAGTGAAATGGTGAGTGAGTTTTGCTCAATGAGTGAAAGACGATTAGATGTTAGTAGGAATAAGTTTAAGCATTCCTCAATATTTATACAAAGGAATAATTTCTTTTGTGGCCCCGCAAATCAGCATCTCAAAAATAAGTGCAATATCGGAATTAAATTCTGAAATCCTAAATCCTTTAAATTTCAAAGTTCTAAAAGCATTAAAAGTTCTTAATATCCGTAAAAACTAAAATGCTGAAATCTTTTTCTTTAATCCTGGAATCTTGGAATCGAAAGTCGAAATTATAAAATCATTAAATATTTAAgattatataaaatataatttatgtTTAGATCCTTAAAAACTACAGAATCCTAAAATATTGtcttaaaatctataagcatCTTTAAGCATCTCTAATCTTTGATTGTTAAAACCCAACATTCACAAAATCTCGAAATGCCGAAACCTCCTCCTCAATATGCTGGAAactcgaaattaaaaatttaccaACTTTTTAAATTCCTGAACCTGAAATTCTTTAATACCGGAAATCCAAAGACTCCAATATTCTGGAAATCGATTAATTCAAAAGTTTTAACATCTTCAAACTTCAAACTCAAAATTCTCAAATTTGGAGATCATTAGAAGCATTTAGTTGAATGCTAATAAGAATACCAACCCTAGAATCTAGGTATAGAAATCTAGGCGGTCAGTaggccgtgacgtaccctggtggaatgatcaacttagtgaccttcgtcgggaaactaggcggttgttcaacagggcaaaagtcacgtctaactgggacgacaacagggcgtccctcactaagtacaacgccgagctacgcaaggctaaacggaaatccagagttagtttctgtgaaagaatccaaacactgccggaagctacgcggctccaaaaggcgatgaccaaagaccatactaacggtttaggacaagtgaggaaagaggatggatgcctcactgtcactaccaaggaaacgctggaggttcttatgaacacccactttcctggatcgacagagaccgaagaactgaatagtgatgggtcgcgacaggacaattcgagacatatggcgtctcgggagtccatcctgctggcccgtcgactgttcacggaagcttcaataggctgggctctaagctcattcgaccctatgaagtctccaggtccagacggcatactacccatctttctacaaaaatcggccgcagttatcatgtccgaactcatcaacctcttcagagccagctttatcctgggccatattccggataactggctgaaggtgaaggtagtgtttatccccaaagttggaagaaaggacaaaaccctacctaaaactttcaggccCATAGGTCTGACTTTATCACTTCTCAagctgatggagaaaataatggataaatatatccgtgatgagtttcttaaagactccccgctgaacaggaaccaacatgcctatcaatgcggcaagtcaacagaaactgctcttcacagcttagtgacgttgattgaaaagtccctgagttatcaggagacggcgctatgtgcctttcttgatattgaaggggccttcgataacacgtcctttgcatcaattgatacaactctttctcataagggaatcgaccacacttcaaggagctggatacacacaatgctctctagcagagtgatcacagcaaccttgggagattcgtctgtaacaatgtcagtgatcaagggatgcccgcaaggaggagttctctcgcccttgttatggtcactagttgtcgacgcacttgtcaacaagctttcacagcttggttacgaggtcattagatacgccgatgacatcgtcctcatcgtcagaggtaaagatgacgcaact
It includes:
- the LOC129724466 gene encoding cadherin-86C isoform X1; this encodes MKSIRGNRRMFHNGGAVFSGSCLVLLLGLLAHRTAGLDPKFDPSTRMRLVLVPADATVGSVIYRLRATDEEFEYPLQFELVGDAASSTVQIETLPCTKFNSICQANVILTRRLEAGRYYDFQVSVKDTKGGMSVQACSITATNFTTPHDLIFPHKTGIIMVPEDSKKGTELDYVLANRNPLQQKPVYLELWGSPLFAIRQKIVSTDMTEGTIFLLGPLDFEKQAMYHLTVLANDAYAEPGQDSRNIAGLEVVIIVEDVQDVPPVFTVAPPVTRLSPGLIPGDKVLQVHAEDGDKGVPREIRYGLVSEGNPFTSFFEINETSGEISLLRPLDDILALTHVGDPVLLTVIAEEVKVSRDEPPAMATTVQLAFFLPERSNSPPYFENDHYVTRLEENAAPGTTLSFTDPYTPRVMDDDAGKNGVFSLTLIGNNGTFEISPNVAEGHANFVIRVRDNSLLDYETAEYVHFQILAQELGPATNLSASVNVTVYLSDVNDNPPVFEQNDYIVDLPENMTAGTRVVQVHATDVDTGLGGKIRYTHILGPQNTSLNLDPTSGVITVAFNNHGFDREAMPEYHLYVEARDDDGVGNRAQVLLVIRLIDVNDETPIFEKSLYEFILSSNLRNFTVPAYIKAIDNDAEAPNNEVRYELIYGNYENKFELHPITGELKLTSALVRRNSNVRQRRQPTSHQLTTTDGGTESDVFVLTARAFDLGVPVRFSTTTIRVYPPESRTRTMTFIVPGHNPDRARVQETLADVTGGRVIIQEIRPYNGNVPGATDIGGNSKDRSVVLATILYDGESVVDIARIQQRLSANGTVHSGISQDERSAILYKAENRVLFWLLIFLAILLALGILTLLLCCICPWCPLYAATRKRVIRVNSIEDDVHLVHREQGIGKQSKSVQVAEWMGRREAWSADRSSDSRTKPTRWEFRGRRHTNKASLAAAAAAAGSTSTAAGRDNRGHTIDDDDDARGGGGGSSGGDGGRVGRVRKSVTEVGAKTKEQTVKIRNEYNSKSAKNSVGGGAGDAVSGDGLHRSRSNLLNNEQRTDMYIEDVDDHDPEYQSLRRVHQHQQLQQQHQTQIDDDSMRRHEMDRGSDLNYERRGSFRRQGGLGNNGGLDDGIEPRDQYYIKEGNAEILRLITRGRNEEENIYVNVPQRGGAGGGVGGGGGQYIMVDNGGKEILMRRYIEEQANGKQIIREHYQLLPGTTFIQTMPNEVPGGYRGEHVTEVKIGHDQKTNKGSDRDVDEDEIHITHAVSNHSLIQQELESSLKQQNALLRQILLEKEKLEEKYNQQDQTLETQSLPCQSMAVVAATQTDCETATQTEPVRIERRRTKSENDDSLSEDEYEYIKFSPPDSPDGVYLIKRKRTRKKTKYKAGAERDSSEGRSSNRRFITVESVKRKIRTPIQEEDEPKRSPPKHAETRASILRRKRNEERLKKDVLMEISDSLEDKDSKKKEKRKKVYKKNVKYYDDSDGSDKDVAVQKYFSADSLDEINSDVEDYTYSVTKTSKSVTVSPRAGVQQRISRRDNKTTETTTSTRIRLTSSESPSRSYKGQAPKPPRLTKSLSKEGLEAQDGKDIPAKYMDWYYNLGKDDSLEKKSKQDKKPMKKKVVSSSSKEDDAKFKPEPMPRTSPPKDARLLKEDIQLAKRVQSQSSGEQTSHPLLQHSEHRFEAEYDPNSQVPPPPDKLPHYMYPATPPIVNRDNKVQIKIVDSSASKPSPIKEHEVKEPRPRPTDSQPPTKILNASTLEDDHDSGIAMNSLLHNKSKRHPITDKKSIFTIAYDDVRIRQIRSESDTPPFS